From Sparus aurata chromosome 9, fSpaAur1.1, whole genome shotgun sequence, a single genomic window includes:
- the dap1b gene encoding death-associated protein-like 1 homolog isoform X2 has protein sequence MVQQLSKSGPKESPLLKAGHPPAVKAGGKRVAKKGLEDSATHGTPEKETKRSDKMRSVATSNRMQQVGILLAGTLDKLSHDFPETPVSVRHSKVRPAVEKPHLTRTFFIQQPRKF, from the exons ATGGTGCAGCAGCTGTCCAAGTCCGGGCCGAAAGAGAGTCCTCTGCTGAAGGCTGGACACCCTCCGGCAG TGAAGGCTGGAGGCAAACGGGTCGCAAAGAAGGGCTTGGAGGACAGTGCCACCCATGGGACCCCAGAGAAGGAGACCAAGAGGTCTGATAAGATGAG GTCTGTCGCCACCTCCAACAGGATGCAACAAGTCGGCATTCTCCTGGCAGGGACCCTCGACAAG CTGAGCCACGACTTCCCGGAGACGCCGGTGAGCGTGAGGCACAGCAAGGTGCGACCAGCGGTGGAGAAGCCCCACTTGACCCGGACCTTCTTCATCCAGCAGCCGAGGAAGTTTTGA
- the dap1b gene encoding death-associated protein-like 1 homolog isoform X1, with protein sequence MVQQLSKSGPKESPLLKAGHPPAVKAGGKRVAKKGLEDSATHGTPEKETKRSDKMSRSVATSNRMQQVGILLAGTLDKLSHDFPETPVSVRHSKVRPAVEKPHLTRTFFIQQPRKF encoded by the exons ATGGTGCAGCAGCTGTCCAAGTCCGGGCCGAAAGAGAGTCCTCTGCTGAAGGCTGGACACCCTCCGGCAG TGAAGGCTGGAGGCAAACGGGTCGCAAAGAAGGGCTTGGAGGACAGTGCCACCCATGGGACCCCAGAGAAGGAGACCAAGAGGTCTGATAAGATGAG CAGGTCTGTCGCCACCTCCAACAGGATGCAACAAGTCGGCATTCTCCTGGCAGGGACCCTCGACAAG CTGAGCCACGACTTCCCGGAGACGCCGGTGAGCGTGAGGCACAGCAAGGTGCGACCAGCGGTGGAGAAGCCCCACTTGACCCGGACCTTCTTCATCCAGCAGCCGAGGAAGTTTTGA